The Drechmeria coniospora strain ARSEF 6962 chromosome 02, whole genome shotgun sequence genome has a segment encoding these proteins:
- a CDS encoding cAMP-regulated phosphoprotein family protein Igo1, with translation MNPHQKNKVDVNTLSPEEQRLFRLYGKLPSRSDHFAKHLKDRKYFDSGDYAMSKAGKGDSVDAGAVGSQHPVPEDIPHILSPVNSSVAAGAMPKHGSIAGLQGGSPVKESSFLHRETSAEGTTPSGPSEHKGDAVGGAPAASTSS, from the exons ATGAATCCCCATCAGAAGAACAAGGTCGACGTCAAT ACGCTCTCCCCCGAGGAGCAGCGGCTCTTTCGCCTCTACGGCAAGCTGCCCTCGCGCTCCGACCACTTCGCCAAGCACCTCAAGGACCGCAAGTACTTCGACTCGGGCGACTACGCCATGTCCAAGGCGGGCAAGGGCGAcagcgtcgatgccggcgccgtcggctcccAGCACCCCGTTCCCGAGGACATCCCCCACATCCTGTCTCCCGTCAAcagcagcgtcgccgccggcgccatgcCGAAGCACGGCTCCATCGCCGGCCTCCAGGGAGGCAGCCCCGTCAAGGAAAGCAGCTTCCTCCACCGCGAGACGAGCGCCGAGGGGACCACCCCGTCGGGCCCGTCGGAGCACAAGggggacgccgtcggcggcgcacCCGCCGCATCGACCTCTTCCTGA